In Paenibacillus sp. J23TS9, a single genomic region encodes these proteins:
- a CDS encoding exonuclease SbcCD subunit D, with translation MRILHTGDWHFGKSLEGRSRLREQEDFVDELVRIANEQQADLIMMAGDVYDSVNPPAAAEQLFYEACARLTENGRPLVVISGNHDQPERVSSVSPLVGRQGITLIGLPVAESITVGTSRTGELAKIAALPYPSESRLNELLSAEGKEDELRRAYSARVGMLMGKLAQEFTPKTVNLAMSHIYVLGGVETDSERPIQVGGAYTVDPSALSVGAQYTALGHLHRPQAVKGEGIIRYSGSPLAYSFSEAGQAKSVMMLDIAPGGMPVMEEVYLSSGRPLVRWKAKGGLEEVYHWLDEGKDTEAFIDLEVSLTESMSIGEIQRLRKSRDGFVHIRPIYPEMEQAEQQYERSGLPVSELFRRFYQRQSGGAVPDDELVQLFLELVEEDARVKEGDDE, from the coding sequence ATGCGGATACTGCACACCGGAGACTGGCATTTTGGAAAATCGCTTGAAGGCCGCAGCAGGCTGAGAGAGCAGGAGGATTTTGTGGACGAGCTCGTCCGGATCGCCAATGAACAACAGGCGGACCTTATTATGATGGCAGGAGACGTATATGACTCCGTTAATCCACCTGCGGCTGCGGAGCAGCTCTTTTATGAGGCATGCGCAAGATTAACGGAGAACGGTCGGCCGCTTGTCGTTATCTCGGGCAACCATGATCAACCTGAACGTGTCTCGTCTGTTTCACCGCTGGTTGGCAGGCAGGGAATCACTCTGATCGGGCTTCCGGTCGCTGAGTCGATAACGGTGGGGACTTCGCGCACGGGAGAGCTCGCCAAGATCGCTGCGCTTCCCTATCCTTCCGAATCACGGCTTAATGAGCTTTTGTCTGCAGAGGGCAAGGAAGATGAGCTGCGCAGGGCTTACAGCGCCCGTGTAGGCATGCTGATGGGCAAGCTTGCCCAGGAGTTTACGCCGAAAACGGTCAATCTGGCGATGAGCCATATTTATGTCTTGGGAGGCGTAGAAACCGACTCGGAACGTCCGATCCAGGTCGGTGGTGCTTACACGGTAGATCCATCAGCATTGTCCGTAGGAGCGCAATATACAGCTCTGGGTCACCTCCATCGTCCGCAGGCGGTTAAAGGCGAGGGTATCATCCGGTACAGCGGCTCTCCGCTAGCTTACAGCTTCTCGGAAGCCGGACAGGCTAAATCGGTCATGATGCTGGATATTGCACCAGGTGGTATGCCGGTGATGGAAGAAGTTTATCTGTCGAGTGGACGTCCACTGGTGCGCTGGAAGGCGAAAGGCGGATTGGAAGAGGTGTATCACTGGCTGGATGAGGGGAAGGATACAGAGGCTTTTATTGATCTTGAAGTATCTCTCACCGAATCGATGTCCATTGGCGAAATACAGCGTCTACGCAAAAGCCGGGATGGATTTGTGCACATCCGTCCGATTTATCCGGAGATGGAGCAGGCGGAACAGCAATACGAGCGATCGGGGCTTCCTGTTTCGGAGCTGTTCCGCAGATTCTATCAGCGTCAGAGCGGCGGCGCCGTACCGGATGATGAACTGGTGCAGCTGTTTCTCGAGCTCGTTGAAGAAGATGCGCGGGTAAAGGAAGGTGACGACGAATGA
- the addA gene encoding helicase-exonuclease AddAB subunit AddA has translation MGPVVREQRRRNILTLIPKPEGSKWSDDQWKAISETGDHILVAAAAGSGKTAVLVERIIRKIIDTEQGFSVDRLLVATFTKAAAAEMRDRIREALDQELEKDPENVHLRRQLSLLGRASITTLHSFCLEVIRRYYQLIPLDPNFRIINENEAELLRQEILEELFEEKYGIDGEGSDFIRLVDWFSGERTDDAMHVLVQKLYDFSRSHAWPDHWLRDTAAAFAVPDTASLGQTAWVQSILQDARLALAGAEGLLNQARELAMSPGGPGAYADNLNADLDMIHTLQDAMKHRPWEELYEVFQGIAFGKLKSVRKDETDPQLQERVKELREAVKKTAADLRGALFGRSSEAFLTELNEAAPLMKELAELVIQFGERYELEKRKRGAVDFSDLEHYCLRILLHSDSTPENPMPSDAAMEYREQFDEVLLDEYQDTNSVQETIVNLISRDLPGNRFMVGDVKQSIYRFRLAEPGLFLDKYRRYDSGGGSGIRIDLARNFRSRMEVVNAVNVIFRQIMNETVAEISYDQRAELVYGASFPTVEQTGEGTGANPYEPEFLLIDRAGKGPSADEESQDGDGEGLMQESEIMEMETAQLEARAIAKKIRNMMGDTAARPLLVFDKVVKEMRPVQYGDMVILLRSAYIWGPLIMEELKQLGIPAYGDQSRGYFQATEVEIMLSLLQIIDNPQQDIPLAGVLRSPIVGLTEEELAQIRLAQNGSFYDALIASVQLGESSAESKVMEEMERAGAEAAATLEMTFHDLADGHENVDLVQVPVSDTDESIPSKLKYKIAGFVQQLQNWRNVSRQESLGDFIWRIYRETGYLDWVGGLPGGAERQNNLKALHDRAVQYEQTTASRGLFRFLTFVSRLRDRGGDLGGGGGTEHKDNAVRIMTIHKSKGLEFPVVFLAGMSKTFNQQDLNASFLMHKELGFGPKFVDEEKRVSFPTLPNLAIRRRSQLELLAEEMRVLYVGLTRPKEKLFLIGTVKDLNKKVSSWAQVQNESEYMLPDYLLARGRSYIDWVGPALIRHPGAAKLREMMELGDAVSPVLSSDPSVWRVSVIPADELTLANLGGWEEEEESTPERKNRLEALMKRQRVDAEDRTDMLEEAEIGTRLTWQYPYGRATRLAAKTSVSEMKKLLTLQDQPSENWIEDEKLRKELTDINRNSSFTLPLQRPKFMEQNALTPTERGTVYHTLMQHIPLGQGKIDAAAVAETVHRLLERELLTREQADIIEPEEVGMFFRTDIGERLQAAEWISREMPFSYGLTAEEAHRGLFSGQPGLIEENPDLFEISLLQGETVLIQGVVDCLFRQEGKLVLVDYKTDRVLEHKGGINALAEQYIFQLDLYAKALKDILHEEISEKWLYFFDGGHAVRL, from the coding sequence ATGGGACCTGTTGTCCGAGAGCAAAGGAGGAGAAACATCTTGACCCTAATACCTAAACCAGAAGGCAGCAAATGGAGCGATGACCAGTGGAAGGCCATTTCGGAAACCGGTGATCACATTCTCGTTGCCGCCGCTGCCGGATCGGGCAAGACCGCTGTGCTGGTGGAACGGATTATCCGCAAAATAATAGATACGGAGCAGGGGTTCAGCGTTGACCGCCTGCTCGTTGCAACTTTTACGAAGGCTGCCGCAGCGGAGATGCGGGATCGTATCCGGGAAGCCTTGGACCAGGAGCTTGAAAAGGATCCGGAGAACGTTCATTTACGCCGACAGCTGTCATTGCTAGGACGGGCATCTATCACAACACTCCATTCCTTTTGCCTCGAAGTCATTCGGCGCTATTATCAGCTGATTCCCCTTGATCCGAATTTCCGTATTATTAATGAAAATGAAGCAGAGCTGCTGCGTCAGGAAATTCTGGAAGAGCTTTTTGAAGAGAAGTATGGAATCGATGGCGAGGGCAGCGACTTTATCCGTCTGGTGGACTGGTTCAGCGGTGAGCGCACCGATGACGCCATGCATGTTCTGGTTCAGAAGCTGTATGATTTCTCACGAAGTCATGCCTGGCCGGATCATTGGTTAAGGGATACGGCTGCAGCCTTTGCAGTTCCGGATACAGCGAGCCTTGGACAAACCGCCTGGGTTCAGAGCATCCTTCAGGATGCCCGCCTTGCCCTTGCAGGTGCGGAAGGGCTTCTTAATCAGGCCCGCGAACTCGCGATGTCTCCGGGCGGACCAGGGGCATATGCGGATAATCTAAACGCGGATCTTGATATGATTCATACGCTGCAGGACGCCATGAAGCATCGCCCTTGGGAAGAGCTATATGAGGTCTTTCAAGGGATAGCTTTCGGCAAGTTAAAGAGCGTACGCAAGGACGAGACGGACCCGCAGCTTCAGGAACGTGTCAAGGAGCTGCGCGAAGCCGTCAAAAAAACAGCCGCTGATTTGCGCGGTGCCTTGTTTGGCCGTTCCTCCGAAGCTTTTTTGACAGAACTGAATGAAGCGGCGCCATTGATGAAGGAGCTGGCTGAGCTTGTGATCCAGTTCGGAGAACGCTATGAGCTGGAAAAGAGGAAAAGAGGAGCGGTGGATTTCAGCGACTTGGAGCATTACTGCCTCCGGATTCTGCTGCACAGCGATTCGACACCGGAAAATCCGATGCCATCCGATGCGGCAATGGAATATCGTGAACAGTTTGACGAGGTGCTGCTGGATGAATACCAGGATACGAACAGTGTCCAGGAAACGATCGTGAATCTCATCTCCAGGGATCTGCCTGGCAACCGGTTTATGGTTGGTGACGTGAAGCAGAGTATATACCGGTTTCGCTTGGCGGAGCCGGGGCTTTTTCTGGATAAATACCGCAGATATGACAGCGGTGGCGGGAGCGGGATCCGCATCGACCTGGCGCGGAATTTCCGCAGCCGGATGGAAGTGGTGAATGCGGTCAATGTGATTTTCCGCCAGATCATGAACGAAACGGTGGCAGAGATCAGTTATGATCAACGTGCTGAGCTTGTATATGGTGCTTCGTTCCCGACTGTAGAGCAGACGGGAGAGGGTACTGGCGCGAATCCATATGAACCTGAGTTTCTTCTGATCGACCGTGCCGGCAAGGGACCTTCTGCAGATGAAGAGTCTCAGGATGGAGACGGCGAAGGTCTCATGCAGGAAAGCGAAATCATGGAGATGGAAACGGCACAGCTCGAAGCGAGAGCCATTGCCAAAAAAATCCGGAATATGATGGGTGATACCGCCGCAAGGCCGCTGCTTGTATTTGACAAGGTTGTTAAAGAAATGCGGCCGGTGCAGTACGGTGATATGGTTATTCTTTTGAGATCAGCCTATATCTGGGGTCCGCTCATCATGGAGGAGCTGAAGCAGCTTGGTATTCCTGCCTATGGAGACCAGAGCCGCGGCTACTTCCAGGCGACGGAAGTGGAAATTATGCTGTCACTCCTGCAAATCATCGACAACCCGCAGCAGGATATACCTTTGGCAGGTGTACTGCGTTCACCGATTGTCGGTTTGACGGAAGAAGAGCTGGCGCAGATCCGCCTAGCTCAGAACGGCTCCTTTTACGATGCGTTAATAGCGTCAGTTCAGCTGGGAGAAAGCTCGGCCGAAAGCAAAGTGATGGAAGAAATGGAAAGGGCGGGAGCTGAAGCGGCTGCAACCTTGGAAATGACCTTTCATGATTTAGCGGATGGTCATGAGAACGTTGACTTAGTACAAGTTCCTGTATCAGACACAGATGAAAGTATTCCGTCAAAACTGAAGTACAAGATCGCTGGTTTTGTACAGCAGCTGCAAAACTGGCGCAATGTATCCCGTCAAGAGAGTCTTGGCGACTTCATATGGCGGATTTATCGGGAGACTGGCTATCTTGACTGGGTCGGGGGACTGCCGGGCGGTGCCGAACGCCAGAATAACTTGAAGGCTTTGCACGACCGTGCCGTCCAGTACGAACAGACGACAGCCTCCAGAGGACTTTTTCGCTTTCTGACCTTCGTATCACGGCTTCGTGACCGGGGCGGTGATCTTGGCGGGGGAGGCGGTACTGAGCATAAAGACAATGCTGTACGGATTATGACGATTCATAAAAGTAAAGGACTTGAATTCCCTGTTGTATTTTTGGCAGGGATGTCCAAGACTTTCAACCAGCAGGATCTGAATGCTTCATTTCTGATGCATAAGGAGCTGGGATTCGGTCCTAAATTTGTGGACGAAGAGAAGCGAGTAAGCTTCCCTACGCTTCCCAACCTTGCGATCCGGCGCAGATCACAGCTGGAGCTGTTGGCGGAGGAAATGAGGGTTCTCTACGTAGGACTGACGCGTCCCAAGGAAAAACTGTTTCTGATTGGTACCGTCAAAGATTTGAATAAAAAGGTATCGTCCTGGGCACAGGTCCAGAATGAGTCCGAGTATATGCTTCCTGATTACTTGCTGGCCAGAGGCCGAAGCTATATCGATTGGGTTGGACCTGCTTTAATCCGTCATCCCGGGGCTGCGAAGCTGAGGGAGATGATGGAGCTTGGTGATGCTGTTTCTCCGGTTCTTTCTTCCGATCCGTCCGTATGGAGAGTGTCGGTCATACCTGCGGATGAGCTTACTTTGGCTAATCTTGGTGGCTGGGAGGAGGAAGAAGAGTCTACTCCTGAAAGGAAGAACCGGCTGGAGGCTTTAATGAAGCGGCAGCGTGTGGATGCGGAGGATAGAACCGATATGCTTGAAGAAGCTGAGATCGGAACCCGCCTGACCTGGCAATATCCGTATGGAAGAGCTACAAGACTGGCAGCCAAAACCTCCGTGTCCGAAATGAAGAAACTCCTGACCTTGCAGGATCAGCCATCCGAAAATTGGATTGAGGACGAGAAGCTGCGAAAGGAATTAACGGATATAAATAGGAATTCTTCCTTTACGCTCCCGCTGCAGCGTCCGAAGTTCATGGAGCAGAATGCATTGACGCCTACGGAGCGCGGCACCGTGTATCATACGTTGATGCAGCATATCCCGTTGGGGCAGGGCAAAATTGATGCTGCAGCTGTTGCGGAAACAGTGCATCGTTTGCTGGAGCGCGAGCTCTTAACCCGTGAGCAGGCGGATATTATCGAGCCTGAGGAAGTCGGCATGTTCTTCAGAACCGATATTGGAGAAAGGCTGCAGGCTGCTGAATGGATTTCCCGAGAAATGCCTTTCAGCTATGGCCTGACCGCAGAGGAAGCCCATAGAGGGCTGTTCTCGGGGCAGCCGGGTCTTATCGAGGAAAACCCTGATTTGTTCGAGATATCGTTATTACAAGGGGAAACAGTGCTGATTCAGGGCGTGGTCGATTGTCTGTTTCGTCAGGAAGGCAAACTGGTGCTTGTTGATTACAAGACGGACAGAGTATTGGAACATAAGGGCGGGATAAATGCCCTTGCCGAACAATATATATTTCAGCTGGACCTGTATGCGAAGGCGCTGAAAGATATTTTGCATGAAGAGATCAGCGAGAAATGGCTTTACTTCTTTGATGGAGGGCATGCCGTCCGCTTGTGA